One Aegilops tauschii subsp. strangulata cultivar AL8/78 chromosome 2, Aet v6.0, whole genome shotgun sequence genomic window, AATTTTACTATGTAGCATCTTAAATATACTTGTGTAGCCATGTCATTTTTTAATTTAATTCCATGGCAAAAAAGTACTacttttttgccatggcaaaaaattAAACTATTTTTGCCACGGTAAATTTTTGCTCcctttttgccatggcaaatttagcTCCATTTTATGCCATGGCAAACTTCTTTAATTAACATGTTCAAAAACATGTAAACTTGCCATGGCAAAGTTATAGTTGTTCAAAAACATGGCAAACTTTGCCATGGCAACTTATGTTGTTAAAAAACATGGCAACCTTTTTGTAGATGTTCACAAATATGAATAAAAGACCATGGCAATTTAAAATGTTCAAAAACATGGCAAAGTTGCCAACTTGCCATGGCAAACTTTAGTATGTGCCAAAACATGGTAACTTTTCTTAGAGAGTTTTTCTGGGGGGGTTTTCGTGTTTCAGTATCTAAATGGGCCTGTTTTTGTTATGTCACTCGTGCAACAGGCCCACGCTGGTGTCTTTGTTAGGCTTTTTTTGTTGCATACGCGATAAGTGATGAGTTTCTGGAAGTGTTCGGGCTGAGAGAGCTCCTGGGCCGAACGAAATCATTCGGTCGTTCCCCTGTCCAGCGCCAACGACTCGTTCGGGCGATCCCTCCCCAGACTGAACGTTCGGCCGTTATCGACGTCCAAATCATTTTGAATTGTTTCAATTTTTCTTTTGAAAATGATTCTGGGTGTTCACATCACATGAATGTACAATCCTTAAAAATTCCAGGTCCAAATTGGAGATATCTTTAGCAATAAAAAAGACAAATCCAACATAAATAGTGTTAGGAAAGACAAAAGTGAAAACGCCACTATTCACATTCAGATTTGTATTTTTTGTTTCTCGATGTCTATTTAAAATTTGGACCTGAAATTTTTAGGGGTTGTACAATCGTGCAATGTGAACATTCACAATTTTTTGAGACATTTAAAATTGTTTTTTTCTTGAAATGATATCATGATATCACCTAAAGGGTGGTATCATGTGATATTCTCGTGTTGGTTAGGAAAATTCTTCATCACttttccgcaaaaaaaaaaagaaattctTCAGCACTGAAGACAGCGTCGGTTTTTATTTCACTCTCTGTGTCTctagaaaaagaaaagaaaaaaggagtCTATTTTGCTCGGGCGGGGAGCAAAACCTAGGCGGAGAGTGTCGCTAGAGAGAAAGCGCACACTGCAACAGTTTCCCCCCAGAGCGCCGCCGTCGAAAGCGAAACGAGCCGGAGCCGTCGCCGTCGagcggccatggcgccgccgcggCAGGACTCCCCGGAGGGTTTGGAGGTGCAGTGCGCGGGGTGCGGCGAGACGCTGGAGGTGGACCCGGGCCTGACGGAGTTCATCTGCCCGGACTGCGCTACGCCGCAGTCGCTCCCGCCGGAGCTcatgccgccgccaccgccgcggcGGAAGGCGCTGCCCCTGCCCCGCGCGGCCGCCGACGTCCGGGGCGCGCGGCTGCCGTGCGGCTCCTGCGGCGCGCTCCTGAGCGTGCCCGTCGGACTGGCGCGCTGCGCCTGCCCGGTCTGCGGCGCCGAGCTCGCCGTCGACACCGCGCGGCTCCGGCATTACCTCCTCTCGTCCGCCACGGCGGAGGGCGCCTTGCCCGTGGTGCCACTCGGCGACCCCTCGGCCCCACCCATCCTCCAAGCCCAGCAGGTATGCTGTCGTCAAGGTGCTATTGCAGTTTCAGGCGTAGTTCAGTTGCTAGTGTGCCTTTGCTTGAGAAAGGTGGAAATTTGTTCTCAGTGTTAACAATTTTACATTTTTACCGAACGTTGATATGTGTTCACCAAACTGATAGACGATTTGTTTAATTTGTTTATTGAGAACAGTAAATCTATTTCCAGTTTTCCACACTACAATATGTAGCTAGGGTCTATCTAGCAAAGCTGTTTTACTTCATATCAATTGAAAATTTGAAATGTTGAGCTTACCGGCTACGTATTTGTAAGTTCTATGCATCAAAGGATAGCGCATGTTGGAACTAGAGCATTTGCAATTTCAAGGCCTTCCTTATGGTTACACTCCTGTGTATGAATGAGATGGGGGTAAGAACAAAACATGCAAATGGgcattactccctccgttcctaaatataagtctttgtggtccatagtgaaatgtctacaaagacttatatttaggaacggagggagtagattgaAGTAAAGAGGTCTATTTGGTCAATCTTGGTGGATTTGAGGAGTTGTAGGAGTTACAGGCTTTCAGCCTGACTAATAAATGTGTAGATTGCTAGATCAGTAAAGTGATGCACTATGAGTGGAGAAAGTGTTGCTGCAGAGCGCAAGGTGTTCCTACATACTTGGCACACAGCTTGTGTGTGAGTCGAGAATGGATGCAGTCTGAACTAAACCAAATTGTTTTTTTAATGATTACCAGCTTAATCTGAGCCAAGTTTTCTTAGTATGAGCTCATTACATTACATTGAAGCATATTATCATTGTTATTAGAAGTATGCTACACTTTTGTATCTAAATTAATAGTGTACTTTGTTGTGCTTCTATTGCAATGCAGGTGCGGCAAGAACATCCTAATTTTGGGATTCGTGCAGGACTTTTGTGGACAGATCCTGATAATCGGACAAATTGTATGGGACAGGTACAAACAAATCATCCAAATCAGCTTATTCCAGAGCAGGCAGATCTGGATAATCCTGGTTCTACGATTGAGAGAGGGGAGGTACATGATGTCAGTGGAATTTTTACTAAGCGGACAAGCATGCATTCAGTTGGCCCTGGAATTGTTAGTCCCGAAAGGAGACATGAAGAGCCTCAAAATCATGACCGCCATCAGGGGCAAGTTCAATCATCCACAACGCGTATAAATTGCGGAACTGGGCAATCTGCTGCCCCCCAAACTGTAAATATAGAAAAGAGGCAGCTGCTCACTCCCGATCAGACCATACAACAGGCACAAAAACAGCCTTCTTGTCGTGCAATATGTACAGAGAAGGCTCATGCAGAGGATGCAGATGGGGTGATTCATGTCCAGGAAAAGCAACAACAGTGTGTCAGCCAGGTAAATCATACAGAAGAATTATGCACTCAAGCGGCCGACGAGATAATTACAAGGGACAGCAATGGAACGAGAGTCGGGTACACAGCTTGCAGTGATGCTGCATTTGCAGAGAGGAGGAAGGTGCATGAAGCAAATGACCCTATAAaacaggtgcaaacacaacaatCTGATTCAGCGGTTCATATGGAACCGGAAAATCAAGTGATCCATGTAGAAAAGGAACAATCAAAATCTTTCAGTTGCAGAACCCCCAAGCAAAAAAAGAAGGGTTTGACAGCTGCGTCCAATCCAGGTCTTCAACTTAGGCGCAGCAAACGTTTGGTGAAAGATTCACCTGCTTCCATAGACCAAGAACCTGTTCAAAATGAGTTTCTTGAGAGTCAAGAAGGAACTTCGATTAGCCACATACCAGCCACTGTCAGAGTCAGTGAACCAACAGAAAATGATTCTGATTCACAGCATGCTGGCTCTCCAGAACAGAGTGAACCAACAGAAAGTGATCCTGATTGGCAGCATGCTGGTTCTCCAGAACAGAGTTTATCGGACTCTCCAGATATTAATAGAATCATCAACAATTTAAAGCCTAGTCCATCCCCTCCGTGTGAGATGCATGAACCAAGCTCTAACAAGTTAGACAGCCCTCATTTAACTACACCAACTTCCAATTCAGATCTCAACTTGTCTGATCCCGAGCAGTTTGCACGTAATTACATCCCCTCTGAGGTTAGGAAGGCCCTTCCAGAGCTGAGATCTAATTCATTGTTTGAGCATACCATGTCCCAGGCAAACTATGGCGAGGGAAGCCTTCATGATTTAACTGATTCAGAAGGAGACGACCCTTGTAGCCCGACTCTCCAGAATGTTGGTAATTTGCGCCTCGCCCTTCACTCATATTATCCTGTGTGTGCCATAGTGCAGAATTAACCTCCTTCTAAAGAGGGATCCTTTTTAGGGTACATAAATATAAGCAATAATATTACAGCAATGATAAATAGAGTTATGAAATCAGTAAGATTATATAGCTGATGAACTCAATGTTACCTTTTCTTACATTTTGTTAATGCTTAGTCATGCCAGAATGGCAATTTTATCCAAGTTTGAGTGGATCCATCACATCGAAGGGTTTGCTATGAGAGGAACTTGGGACGTTAAACATTGTTctttctactccctctgtaaactaatataagagcgtttagatcactattttagtgatctaaacgctcttatattagtttatggagggagtacatgacaggACACCAGGTGTTTGATCTGTTGTTGAGAGGTAGTGTAAATAGGAAAGATAATAAGGACGTGATTTTATCTGAACCCAGTTTAATTTCCAAAtgctatttatttccttatttgtACTCTTCGATTTTTAGACCATGAACATGTACTTTCACGTTCTCCAGATAAATAATAGCAGCCCCTAAAAGTAAGCTGCATAACAAGGGCAGCTGAGCAATGGCGGTGCTTGTAATAGAGTAACTATGCTGTTCGGTGTAATCAGTTGTGCTGGAGGATCAGAGTTCAGTTTCAGGTCATAATGAAACTTTGGGTTCTTGGCTCACTGGCTAGTGGCTAACTTCTGGACTTGTGTGTCCAAAGTCAAATTGCAGAATTTAAACAATATATTTAGGGTCTCTTTGGATTTAACACATCTCAAAAGAAAAGTGATGCCTTTGGAGAGAGAAAAGGATGGAAAGTgaacagaaaaaacagaagaatGAGATTTAACATATCTCAGACATAAGGAATTACGAATCACGCCTTTGGATCTCAAAACTCAAAATATTAGAATTTTGAAAGTGATGCCTTTCGATGCTTTACAGGGAAGGAGGTAGGGGGGCATGTGCTGCTGTGTTCAACTCCAGCCAGGCTCCCAAAACCTTATATATCACAGCAGGATACAATTTGTTTTCTTGGACTGGTCATGCATAGACAAATGAGCTCAAAACTGAGTAGTTTTACTAGGTTTAGGCCAGTTCAAATTAGGTATCATGTGAGAAGTATCTGACTGTCTTAACCAGACTAGTTCCCTCTTTTTTGTTGACTGAACCATTTGGGCCAGACCTTCTTTATCATTTATAACTATATGATAAGTTATAGGACTCTAGGCAATTTACCATTTTCAAGCCAGATAGTGTCAGATCATGCATACAATTCAGATACTCCTACAGTTATTTTGGTTGTTCGTATATCTGATTTGTTTTTTCAAGCAGGTACCAAGAGAAACCACAGACGTCTCCGTTGTGGTCTGAAACTCAGTCTTGAGGTGTGGACCTTGCCTAAGGGTGTGCGCATACCTGTTTCATTGAACACTTCAGGTGAACCTGTTGGAAAAGCAGCAGGCACCCTAAGTAACTTTTTGTGTGCAATAGCAAGAGATGGCGTATTGGCACCGCTAACATATCATGATTGGAGGCGTGTTCCGGAGAAAAACAAGAATATAATCTGGCATATTGTCAAGGTATAAATAAATATTgctgtttttttgtgtgtggctGTACTTCTTCTTTAATAGCCTTTGTTTATTGGTGTAGCTCAAATTTGACATTGCTCCGGTTGGTGAGTTATGGATCATGAAGTCCTtaggaaagaggtggaggagttGGAAATCTTTCTTGAAACTACAACACTACGATACTCATGAGACGGAAGAGGAACGCCTTGCTGATCGAAATCCTCGTGTTCTCAAAGAACAGTGGCAATTTCTAGTTGCATATTGGAGTACTGAAAAGGCGAAGGTATTACTGGATTATACTTTCGTGTGTGGCTGAGCTTGATTTGCAAGTTTTAGGCTTGTTGAATTATTGTTATATTTCTCTCTGATCTCAGGCCGCAAGTGCTCGCAGTAAAGCTTGTCAGTCAAATGTGGTCGCTCATCATACTGCAGGAACAAAGAGCTTTGCAAGGATAATCGAGGAGGAGGTAATTCAAAGTTGCTTCTGTTGCTTTCGCGATCGATGATGGATTTATTGTGTTAATTTGTGTGCGCAGAAGCAAAAACGGCCTAACAAGGACGGGCCTAGTGTTGAGGATTTGTTCATAATGACTCATACACCCAAGAATGGGAAACCTATGAAGAAGGCAACAGCTGATGCCATTGTGAGACACAAGAAAATAAACTTACTAAATGAATTTGTTTTGTGGACCGTGCACATAAGAGCTGAAGTTCCGTTGCATGTGCAGGCACGACTTCGTAAGCAGGTAGAGAGTTCAGGAGGTGATTCTGCTGCACATGACTCCTCCTCGAAGGTCCCACGAGGGAAGGCAGTCCTGCAAGCATCCTTCAAGGAAGCCATGGAGGCTAAACGCAGAGCTGAAGACGAGGCATCGGCGTTGAAGGAAAAAATGATGGCAATGGAAGAAAGCCAGAGAAAGATGCAGGAAGATTTGGCGAATATGAAGAGCGCAGTTAGCGCTATACACAAGACAGCGCCAACTGGTGACTTGCAAGGTCAACAAATGCACAAAAAAACGCCTGTTAGTAAAAACTCTCAAGCCGAGCCAACAGGTGGAGCATCGTTTCCTCCAGGTTTCGCAAAGGTAATGCTCCTCTCTAGCTACCATACTGACTGGCTCATTGCAGAACATATACAGCCATTTACATAACCTGTATCACCGTTCTGATTCAGAATCCGAATCCTTCACAACCCATGCGGCGTTCAAAACGGGCCAAGCGCTCGTGAATCTTCATCGATATGTTGATGTCCCCTGACGGTATGATCATTTGACACCGCCTCGTCAGCAGCTCCGATCTTCACTCCACATGCAATGTATGTCAACGGATCTAAGAAATGAATGAGAAAGAGGGCGAGCGTTTAGCTGCTTGTTCATGTGTAACCTTTTGTCTGTTAGTTGCTGACTTGCTGTAAACTGTTGACCTTGGATCATGATATTGTGCATATTATGTCATGACATGATTTATCTCGTATCATTGTACTACTTTATTTATTTGTGTACTTTGTGCTTCATCTGCAAGTTTCGTTGCTCGTTACTGTCGATCTTTGCTTTCGAGTTCCTCAGGGTGCACACGGTATTCTCAAAACGGAGACAGTAAACGTAATATAAATATTTCTAGAAAATTACAACTTTGACCATTGAactttactactccctccgtcccaaaattcttgccttagatttgtctagatacggatgtatctaacactaaaacgtaactagatacatccgtatttagacaaatttaagacaagaattttgggacggagggagtacatttttatttttataaaaccCATAAGAAGTGTACAATGTGAAAGCATTTATAGATAAATTCACATGTACATGCTTTTCTAACCACCATATAAATAACAAGTTATAGCTCGGTTGAAAGTTAGGTTCACTTTTTTTTTAAGGAACAGACTAGTATTCCTTATGATGACAAACTGGCTAAATCGCCCGCAACAGAGTTCAGTACAAATTTAGGGAAGTGGCCTAACCAGACCTCACATATGCCACTCCCAAGACCATGATCATATGCAGCTATAGTGTGTGCTGCATTATTACAAGCTCTAGGACATACATTCAGTTTAACAACATCAAAAGCTACATTCAGTTGGAATTTTATCTCCTGAACCAAAGAACCTGGTCTATCATACTCGTGGCTTGTTATAGCCTGCTTCAACTCCATAGAGTCCATTTCGAAAATTAAACGGTTAGCTCCCATGCTTTGATGTTGCATTGATTGCATACACCATGGCTAAAGCTTCAGCATGAGGGCACTTGATACATATTCCAGCTTTCTGCTCTTGCAGCCAAAAGCATACCATTACTATTCCTCAAAGTAAAACACCAGCCACCAGATTTTGATGCTTCCTTAAATGCACCATCAGAGTTTACTTTCAGGAATTTGTTTGTCGGGGGAGACCATTTTGCCGTGGAAGTCTGCTTCTGGATGCTCCTCTGCTTCTTAAGATTCCTTTATGTTCTCCTCTTGTTAGGTTCACTTTGGCTAGCATTGTTCACATGCCAGCGGTTGGTGGGGGTCTCAGATCCAACGGAGGCCCTCAAATCCTCCCCATATGTCTGAATGTGGACAGACCAAACATCATCATTTGTCTAGACTGTAAAACCCCTCAAAATCGTtcataggggggggggggggggggggggagggtgtCCGGGCAACCCGCCACATCGGAGCGGCCCACCCTGAACCGCTTTTccatttttttcttctctctcaTTCTCTCTATCCCAATGAATCATTGCATGTGTTTGGACAATTTGGGAGAACATGACTGCTTGTATAGACAAATGAGGGGGTTCGGAGTGGGGAGTATTTCGGCCTTGCAgagccccccctcccccctcaaACAACCATGCATCTGCGTTATAGAACCCCAAGAAAAGACGAGAGATGAATGAATATCATATGTTGTATTTTCACATCACACATTATTTGTTTTATTAACTTCTGTAGGTATTATTTTCATGGTGTCTACACCCACTGATTTTTCTAAAAACATTTCACTTGAATCCAAATGGATTTAAGTTTTTTTTTAGACAAACTCACAAAGCTTTTTATTCACCCGTCACAAGGTTTACAGGGACGAACACAAGATCTCCGGGCAGACCTAACCAAGCATGGCGGCGAATACCCAGCGTTAAAGCGTGCTTTTCAAGTTTGTGAGCCTCTACATTAGAGGTTCTAAATTCATGGCTAATCCTACAAGAGGAAAAAGACTTAGATCATTCTACTATTTCATGTACAATTGCTCCATAAGATGCCGACGTTCCCGTCTTGATAGCTTCAACCACCTGTTTACAATCTGAAGCAACAACAATTTTCTGGACATAAAGATCATCAGAGAGAGAAAGTGCTTCCCGAATCGCCAAGGTCTCCGGTACCTCTGGGTCATCAATATTTCTGAAAACTACCGCGGACGCCCCCTGGTAGGTCCCTGTGCTATCTCGACAAATGGCTGCGGCCGCCCCGAGCCCTCCATGTCTGCTACTGCAGCATCAACGTTCACTTTCACATGCTGGTTCGGGGGTGGAATCCATGTCGTCGGCTTAATCACAGGGACAACCGGCGAACCAGTGCCTGCTTTCTTCAAAAACTGAATATCTGAAAGATAACTCAAGATGAAGCCATTCATGGCATGAGGAGTTTGATAAATTCCTTCGTGTATCACCTTGCGCCGGGCAGACCAAATGGCCCACATGGTTACGATCATGACAATAAGTTCATCCTCAGTTACGGTTTCAATCATGGAGTGTAGCCAACGTTTTGCATTGTCATCTCGGTTCGAGGGCATATGTTGAACAAGCTCCTCTTTGGCAGAGCCCATGTACATCTGGACATGTCACAATCAAGTAATGTGTGACGCCAACTGTCCTGTGCTCCACAGATCGTACAAACTTGTGTTGTAGCCATGTTTCTATGCTGGAGGACATCCCCGGTTGGCAAAGAATGTTGGGCAAGCCTCCAAGCGAAAACCTTGAGTTTGGAGGGCACATTCATCTTCCATAGCTTTGACCAGCCTCTCATCTCCCCTTGTAGGTTTGATAATCCATCAGTCTCTTCTAGCCATGCCTCCCTACCCATTTTTATTCTGAAGATCATCCTGTAAGCCGTCATAACAGAGAAACGACCCCACAGGTCCTTAACCCATGCCCAAAAATCTTCGACCTGCCTAGTACATATTGGAATCCGTAGTATGGCCTCGGCATCCAGAGGGAGGAAAACTTGCCGGACTACTTCTTCCCGCCATGAAGCAGCAGTGGCGTCAATTAGCTGAGCAACTCGTTGGGGTGGGCCTTGTATCAGTGAGGTAATCGGTCTCATTAATCCCGCTCTCGGTATCCAATTATCCTGCCATATATTGGTTGTCCTTCCATCCCCAATCCTTCTGATGATCCCATGTCTAAGAACATTGCTTCCGTCTAATATTGCTCGCCAAATCTGAGAGGGGTGTGGTCCAGGTTCTGCTTCAAGTATAGAGCATCTAGGATGGTAAGCCGCCTTCAGCATATGTGCACTGAGCGAGTTGGGTTCCACCAGACACTTCCAAGCTTGTCTTGATATTAGTGCAAGTTGAAAATTTCCAAGTCGCGGAAACCCAATCCACCAAAGTTCTTTGGCCGTGTCAACACATCCCATGCCACCCAACATggctttcttcttccttgcttacaacccccccccccccaaaactgTCTGATTGTTGATGTCACACTTCCACATAATCCCCTAGGGAGTCTGAAACATGATATAGAGAAAACAGGGATGGCCTGAGCCACGGATTTTATGAGTACTTCTttgaaaggacatgcggtgcccccatgcgtggttttggtaattgatgacattctctatggactaatggttgcattgagttatatttgaaagATTTGTCCATAGgaatttcttgaagtccatgtgttggtttcaaggagtttatgtgttgaccaaggtgctattaaggaattatccaaagattggtcatgtgagtgttgagcttattgcaagcatgtcttgaagaagaagattgtgtgatcattcatgttcaCCTTCAATACATCATCCAaacgaagagagttggaaagattcaaggttgatcaagactaagtcaagagtgaatcaagttgatcaactcacaaagcgtaaaagatgtaccgagagggatcaagtgatcccatggtatggtaagcattgtccattgcactttgtgtactaacccatggtctatgtgagagttctatgtggggttaggtacgtgtccatgggcttgcgtcaagaggaagatatcactcaaccaatggagaggatgacatcaagtggtgatcatCATCAAGAATTCCGtgcgcaagttcaagtggagcatcacgaagagatcaagtgcttgatgcttgccgtccattgtggagtcaatggacttgtgaagatgtgccgaagagtggctcacccatagtggagtatgggggagcaatcatctagtcttcatcgacccaacgcaatcaagaaaggtggtccaacttgagggagtcaagatcgtcatcatctagctcaagtggacttcatgcaaggcaaaggtttgcccttgataggtttatattttaccggtctcatggtgatagtttggagaccgggttataggatcgatagccgtactatcaaggggggctctcaagtgagtagcgtGATCGTATCGTttgtcgagagctcaaaccaacttgcatcatctttcttgattCTTATTTGTATTTTATTTTGAGGTTTAGAGCTTGTGGTTATCTTCGTGACAAGCTCTAGTACATcaaaaacggagttcacatgcctcttctattgcgttttcggtgttgtaatttttaccggtcttattcgaggaagggttctcaccattttctcttgggccttttctaatttgcttcttattgttatttctatcaa contains:
- the LOC109759269 gene encoding uncharacterized protein isoform X2: MAPPRQDSPEGLEVQCAGCGETLEVDPGLTEFICPDCATPQSLPPELMPPPPPRRKALPLPRAAADVRGARLPCGSCGALLSVPVGLARCACPVCGAELAVDTARLRHYLLSSATAEGALPVVPLGDPSAPPILQAQQVRQEHPNFGIRAGLLWTDPDNRTNCMGQVQTNHPNQLIPEQADLDNPGSTIERGEVHDVSGIFTKRTSMHSVGPGIVSPERRHEEPQNHDRHQGQVQSSTTRINCGTGQSAAPQTVNIEKRQLLTPDQTIQQAQKQPSCRAICTEKAHAEDADGVIHVQEKQQQCVSQVNHTEELCTQAADEIITRDSNGTRVGYTACSDAAFAERRKVHEANDPIKQVQTQQSDSAVHMEPENQVIHVEKEQSKSFSCRTPKQKKKGLTAASNPGLQLRRSKRLVKDSPASIDQEPVQNEFLESQEGTSISHIPATVRVSEPTENDSDSQHAGSPEQSEPTESDPDWQHAGSPEQSLSDSPDINRIINNLKPSPSPPCEMHEPSSNKLDSPHLTTPTSNSDLNLSDPEQFARNYIPSEVRKALPELRSNSLFEHTMSQANYGEGSLHDLTDSEGDDPCSPTLQNVGTKRNHRRLRCGLKLSLEVWTLPKGVRIPVSLNTSGEPVGKAAGTLSNFLCAIARDGVLAPLTYHDWRRVPEKNKNIIWHIVKLKFDIAPVGELWIMKSLGKRWRSWKSFLKLQHYDTHETEEERLADRNPRVLKEQWQFLVAYWSTEKAKAASARSKACQSNVVAHHTAGTKSFARIIEEEKQKRPNKDGPSVEDLFIMTHTPKNGKPMKKATADAIARLRKQVESSGGDSAAHDSSSKVPRGKAVLQASFKEAMEAKRRAEDEASALKEKMMAMEESQRKMQEDLANMKSAVSAIHKTAPTGDLQGQQMHKKTPVSKNSQAEPTGGASFPPGFAKNPNPSQPMRRSKRAKRS
- the LOC109759269 gene encoding uncharacterized protein isoform X4, which translates into the protein MAPPRQDSPEGLEVQCAGCGETLEVDPGLTEFICPDCATPQSLPPELMPPPPPRRKALPLPRAAADVRGARLPCGSCGALLSVPVGLARCACPVCGAELAVDTARLRHYLLSSATAEGALPVVPLGDPSAPPILQAQQVQTNHPNQLIPEQADLDNPGSTIERGEVHDVSGIFTKRTSMHSVGPGIVSPERRHEEPQNHDRHQGQVQSSTTRINCGTGQSAAPQTVNIEKRQLLTPDQTIQQAQKQPSCRAICTEKAHAEDADGVIHVQEKQQQCVSQVNHTEELCTQAADEIITRDSNGTRVGYTACSDAAFAERRKVHEANDPIKQVQTQQSDSAVHMEPENQVIHVEKEQSKSFSCRTPKQKKKGLTAASNPGLQLRRSKRLVKDSPASIDQEPVQNEFLESQEGTSISHIPATVRVSEPTENDSDSQHAGSPEQSEPTESDPDWQHAGSPEQSLSDSPDINRIINNLKPSPSPPCEMHEPSSNKLDSPHLTTPTSNSDLNLSDPEQFARNYIPSEVRKALPELRSNSLFEHTMSQANYGEGSLHDLTDSEGDDPCSPTLQNVGTKRNHRRLRCGLKLSLEVWTLPKGVRIPVSLNTSGEPVGKAAGTLSNFLCAIARDGVLAPLTYHDWRRVPEKNKNIIWHIVKLKFDIAPVGELWIMKSLGKRWRSWKSFLKLQHYDTHETEEERLADRNPRVLKEQWQFLVAYWSTEKAKAASARSKACQSNVVAHHTAGTKSFARIIEEEKQKRPNKDGPSVEDLFIMTHTPKNGKPMKKATADAIARLRKQVESSGGDSAAHDSSSKVPRGKAVLQASFKEAMEAKRRAEDEASALKEKMMAMEESQRKMQEDLANMKSAVSAIHKTAPTGDLQGQQMHKKTPVSKNSQAEPTGGASFPPGFAKNPNPSQPMRRSKRAKRS
- the LOC109759269 gene encoding uncharacterized protein isoform X1, whose translation is MAPPRQDSPEGLEVQCAGCGETLEVDPGLTEFICPDCATPQSLPPELMPPPPPRRKALPLPRAAADVRGARLPCGSCGALLSVPVGLARCACPVCGAELAVDTARLRHYLLSSATAEGALPVVPLGDPSAPPILQAQQVRQEHPNFGIRAGLLWTDPDNRTNCMGQVQTNHPNQLIPEQADLDNPGSTIERGEVHDVSGIFTKRTSMHSVGPGIVSPERRHEEPQNHDRHQGQVQSSTTRINCGTGQSAAPQTVNIEKRQLLTPDQTIQQAQKQPSCRAICTEKAHAEDADGVIHVQEKQQQCVSQVNHTEELCTQAADEIITRDSNGTRVGYTACSDAAFAERRKVHEANDPIKQVQTQQSDSAVHMEPENQVIHVEKEQSKSFSCRTPKQKKKGLTAASNPGLQLRRSKRLVKDSPASIDQEPVQNEFLESQEGTSISHIPATVRVSEPTENDSDSQHAGSPEQSEPTESDPDWQHAGSPEQSLSDSPDINRIINNLKPSPSPPCEMHEPSSNKLDSPHLTTPTSNSDLNLSDPEQFARNYIPSEVRKALPELRSNSLFEHTMSQANYGEGSLHDLTDSEGDDPCSPTLQNVAGTKRNHRRLRCGLKLSLEVWTLPKGVRIPVSLNTSGEPVGKAAGTLSNFLCAIARDGVLAPLTYHDWRRVPEKNKNIIWHIVKLKFDIAPVGELWIMKSLGKRWRSWKSFLKLQHYDTHETEEERLADRNPRVLKEQWQFLVAYWSTEKAKAASARSKACQSNVVAHHTAGTKSFARIIEEEKQKRPNKDGPSVEDLFIMTHTPKNGKPMKKATADAIARLRKQVESSGGDSAAHDSSSKVPRGKAVLQASFKEAMEAKRRAEDEASALKEKMMAMEESQRKMQEDLANMKSAVSAIHKTAPTGDLQGQQMHKKTPVSKNSQAEPTGGASFPPGFAKNPNPSQPMRRSKRAKRS
- the LOC109759269 gene encoding uncharacterized protein isoform X3; this translates as MAPPRQDSPEGLEVQCAGCGETLEVDPGLTEFICPDCATPQSLPPELMPPPPPRRKALPLPRAAADVRGARLPCGSCGALLSVPVGLARCACPVCGAELAVDTARLRHYLLSSATAEGALPVVPLGDPSAPPILQAQQVQTNHPNQLIPEQADLDNPGSTIERGEVHDVSGIFTKRTSMHSVGPGIVSPERRHEEPQNHDRHQGQVQSSTTRINCGTGQSAAPQTVNIEKRQLLTPDQTIQQAQKQPSCRAICTEKAHAEDADGVIHVQEKQQQCVSQVNHTEELCTQAADEIITRDSNGTRVGYTACSDAAFAERRKVHEANDPIKQVQTQQSDSAVHMEPENQVIHVEKEQSKSFSCRTPKQKKKGLTAASNPGLQLRRSKRLVKDSPASIDQEPVQNEFLESQEGTSISHIPATVRVSEPTENDSDSQHAGSPEQSEPTESDPDWQHAGSPEQSLSDSPDINRIINNLKPSPSPPCEMHEPSSNKLDSPHLTTPTSNSDLNLSDPEQFARNYIPSEVRKALPELRSNSLFEHTMSQANYGEGSLHDLTDSEGDDPCSPTLQNVAGTKRNHRRLRCGLKLSLEVWTLPKGVRIPVSLNTSGEPVGKAAGTLSNFLCAIARDGVLAPLTYHDWRRVPEKNKNIIWHIVKLKFDIAPVGELWIMKSLGKRWRSWKSFLKLQHYDTHETEEERLADRNPRVLKEQWQFLVAYWSTEKAKAASARSKACQSNVVAHHTAGTKSFARIIEEEKQKRPNKDGPSVEDLFIMTHTPKNGKPMKKATADAIARLRKQVESSGGDSAAHDSSSKVPRGKAVLQASFKEAMEAKRRAEDEASALKEKMMAMEESQRKMQEDLANMKSAVSAIHKTAPTGDLQGQQMHKKTPVSKNSQAEPTGGASFPPGFAKNPNPSQPMRRSKRAKRS